cagcctggccaacatggtgaaaccccatctctactaaaaatacaaaagttagccaggcatggtggggcacacctgtattcccagctacttgggaggctgaggcatgagaactgcttgaacccagagggcagaggttgcagtgagctgacatcacgccactgtaccccggcctgggcgacagagtgagaccctgtctcaaaaataaataaataaaaataaatcattgtgcTTATGAACTACAAAAGGATCAGTTGGCAGGAATTGAGAATAACTGTTCCTCTAGATGCCACAATCCCCATCCCTCCGTACTGCCTCATACTCAGCCTCCTTCTGTTGTAtacttttgtatgtgtgtgtgtgagacagagtctcgctctgtcacccaggctggagtgcagtggcgcgatctcagctcactgcaagctccgcctcccaggttcatgccattctcctgcctcagcctcccgagtagctgggactacaggtgcccgccaccacgcccggctaatttttttgtatttttagtagagacggggtttcaccgtggtttGGATCTCCTAACGTcgtgaactgcctgcctcagcctcccaaagtgctgggattacaggcgtgacaccaccatgcccagcctccttctgTTGTATACTTTACTTGCCTGTGGGTGTGTAGGTTTTCAGGGCCCGCTGCAGGTCGTGACAATGGAAAGTTAAGAGTCCAAGTGCCGGCTCTGCTCTCTCCTATGTGACCCTGGGGAAGTCATTTCCCTTTCTAAACTGGAGTTCCCCCATCTGTTGAATCAGGAAACAATCCTACCTGCTTCCAGACTAGAGGGAAAGGTAGGGATTAGGATTTACAAGGCACCTGGCACAGACAGAGCACCCGatacagaaaagcagagagagagcGGGCCTGATTCACTGAGTGGAGCCAGGCAAAGTCGTGAGGTGGGGTGATGGGAGGGGTACTGTCACCCACATACTTGCAGGTGTTCTCACAGACGATGCCGCTGTTGTACTCGTCTGTTCCATCGCAGCAGTCTGCGGCAGAAGCAGAAGCCGAGATCAGACCTGGCagtgcctcctccctccctccctctaccACCTTTCCAGAATCCTGGTGCATCCTCACTTACCACAAACACCATCGTTGACCCGGTTGGAGGGGATATACAGGGGCTTATAGCCAGTGTTGGTGCAGTGGAAGCTGCCGTTAGGACAGGCAGCCGTGCCtgtgaggaagaagggagggaaggttTTCAGTCAGGTGAGGGCCAGACATGTCCCATCCATCCATAGACAAGAGCCCCCGACCCACCATGCACACAGAGGGCACAAGAAAGATAAGGACCAAAGGAAGGGAAGAGCTGTACCCGGCACACCCCGGGCTTGAAACAAAGCTTTCCAGCGCTGCCTCCTGCCTCTTCTCACTGAGGTCCTTCAAAACAGGGTCTCTGCCTGGCGctctggctcacgcctgtaatttcagcactttgggaggccaagacgggtggatcacctgaggtgatgagtttgagaccagcctggccaacatggtgaaaccctgtctctactaaaaatacgaaaaattagccgggcgtggtggtgtatgcctgtaatcccagctactcaggaggctgaggcaggagaatcgtttgaacccgggaggcggaggttgcagtgagccaagatcgtgctactgcactccagcctgggcgataagagtgaaactccatctcaaagaaaatccaaaacaaaacagggCCTCATCCAGGtacggtggcttgcacctgtaaccccagcaccttgggaggccaaggcaggaggatgacttgagcccaagagttctaggctgcagtgagctacaatcatgccactgtactccagcctcagcaacacagcagggccctgtctcttcaaaaaacaaaaaaccaaaaagccagGGTTTCCCTTCACCTCTGTCTCCTGCCGGATTGCTCTTGGCTCCACCCTGTCTCCCACTTCCAGGGGTTGCCCATGTTGGCCCCTCAATCTGCAGCACCCTCGGGGTTCAACTGAAACCTCACCTCCTCCTTGGAGAAACCTTTTCTGACCCCTAGGCTTGGGAATAGGAGGACTCTGGGCTCCTCCAGCTGCCCAGGGCCATAAGACTGACCACTGACCACTGACTTCCGGGCTTGTTTCTGCCCACTCAAGGGGGAGCCAGCAGAGGGAGTATCTTGGTCACAGAGACAGGGCCTGGCACTGAACACTGTTCAATAAACGTCTGATGGATGAACAGAGAAAAAGCTCACCTGGCTCGTCAGAGCCATCTTTGCAGTCGCAATAGTCATCGTTGACCTGATCGAATGGGATGGTGGCCGAACCGTCCAGGCAGGTAAAAGGCTTGGACTCATCGTAGAAGTGATGATCTGTGGGATGCAGAAAGCTCAGCCCAGGGCAGCAAAGCGCCTTCTCCACCAAATACCACCTCTGTCCTCCCACCCCTACCAGCGGAGCACTaccgggaaactgaggcaaaaggCTGTAAATGCCTATCCCCAAGGCCGAATGCTGgcccctcccacctccagcctgGCGGGAAGGGTGAACAGGAGGACTCACTGGTGAGAGAGACGCCCCGGGGTCTCTTGACCTCCACGGCCCAGCACATGGGTAGCAGCAGCAGGAGCGGCAGCAGCATCTCACCAGAGGCTCTGAGGCCCGAAACAGGTTCTGGGGGAGGAAGCCGACAGCGGGAAGATGCGCTGTGTCTACACGCTGCAGGAAGAAAGGGGATCCCGGTCAATGGGAGAGGGCTACTTCCAGCCAATTGGATTCCTTCATCGCTTCCAGGCAATGAGGCCTCACTTTGTTTCCAATATGGGGGGGAGAAGCAGCGATCTCCCCAATCCTGGCCAGTCTCACTTTGCTCAAATCAATGGCGAGGATCTCAAGATCTCAAAACCTCCGCTCCCTGTGCCCAATTGTGACCCAATTCCCGCCAACAGGCCAAAGGGGTTAACAGTTTCCGCCGtccacacccacacatgcacccTCCGGTTGCCCCCTGCAGGAAATTGAGGTGCCCTCCCACCCGCTCGTTCACACCTACACGAGGCCGGAGCAAAGGTCAGTATCCACCGCACCCCTCTTGTCCGGCAACCACGGTTCCTGCTGCAGAAAGAAAGCGGAAATGTCTAGACCCGTCACTTCCGGTCGTACGTCCCGCACCGGGAACGGGGAGTCAGGGTCGCCATGTTGGGAGAGACAGGAGTAGGGGCGGTGCCAGAGCCGAGACGGCCATCTTGGGCAGGACTGTGAAGCCTTAGAGAGGATGGTTCTGAGGGCTAGCTCTTAATGGCGGCGCAACGTACCTCCATCTTGGGAGTGGCGGCTTCTCAAGCCGCAAAGAAAGTTCCTGAAAAATGCCCACGAACCCCCAGGGGCAGGATAAGGTTGAGGGGGGCGGGGGTAAGGAAACGGGATGAGCACGTGACCCCAAAGTGCCCAGACCCTCTGTCCTGTAGCGCCGCTCTGCCCCGCCCCTCTGTTGGGACCGCCCCGCTATGCAGCCTCAGCCAATGAGAACGCAGTGTCAGCCACGGAACGCGGGTGGTCTCCATGGAAACACTGGAGGGAGACGGGAGGCGGTTACCTAGCAACCGAGAGATGCGGAGAGCAACCACCTAGCGGTCAGAAAGTACATTTTTCAGAGCCCTAGGAATCCGAGCTGACGGATCCCTGACAGGAGCGACTGACTCCTAGTTGTCTCCGTAACCCCTAGGGGCCTTCGGCCCCAACCCTATCATGACATCTCCCCTGTGCAGGGCGGCCTCCGCCAACGCCCTGCCTCCTCAGGACCAGGTTTCGACGCCCTCTTCCAAGGTCAAGGGCAGGGAGGCTTCGGGCAAACCCAGCCACCTCCGAGGCAAGGGAGCAGCCCAGGCTTGGCCCCCCGGCCGTTCCAAGGGAGGATCCTTCCACAGAGGTGCCGGGAAGCCCTCTGTGCACTCTCAGGTGGCTGAGTTACATAAAAAGATACAACTGTTAGGTAAGATGGCTCCAGAGGGTACAGAGGGTCAGGGGTCAACAGTGCCCATCCAATCTTCTGACCAGGCATGGTGTGACAAAGGTATTTCTCCAGCATGAATCTAGGTGAACAGTTTCTGGGCAAAAACTAATACTTGATTCatgtttttcctcctctctctcttaaaaCTTCTCATGAGTTCAGAACCGAGTGAACTGTACTTCATACTTTcctgtaatttcttttctctctctctctcttttttttttggcagaatctcactctgttgccaggcgggagtgcagtggaacgatctgggctcactgcaaactccgcctcccaggttcaagcgattctcctgcctcagcctcccgagtaactgggactacaggcgcccgccaccatgcccagctaatttttgtatttttagtacagaggggtttcaccatattggccagggtggtctcaatctcttgacctcgtgatccgcccacctcagcttcccaaagtgctggctgggattacaggtgtgagtcactgcacccggcctttttttttttttttttttttttttttaagacagggtcttgctctgtcgcctaggctggagagcagtggcatgatctcagctcactgcaatctctgcctcccaggttcaagcaattctcctgccccagcctcctgactagctgggactacaggtgcgtgccaccacacctaatttttatatttttaatggagacagggtttcaccatgttggccaggctggtttcgaactcctgatctcaagtgatccaccggccttggcctcccaaagtgctgggattacatgtttgagccactacgcccagccttctttctttctgacaggtTCTTGCTTCTTGCTCtgctgttcaggctggagtgcagtggttcgataatagctgggctcaagcgatccttccacctcagcctcctgagtagctgggactacaggcatacatcactgtgcttggctaattttcttactttttgtggagatggggtctcactatgctgcccaggctggtctcgaactcctgggttcgagaagtccttcctcctcagcctcccaaaatgctggggttacaggcatgggccaccgcacctggcctgagcaTAGATTTTAGAGCCAGATTTTCTGGGTTGGAATCCTGACTCTGCATAATAGTTGTCAGCCTTGGGGGACTAAGAGTAACCTAATtgttctcagtttctccatgtgtgaaatggggatagtaaCGGTACAACATAGGTACCTGAAAtgtgtaaagtacttagaacagtgcctggcacatagcaaagtACCATAAGGTGTAAACCAATGGTTCTTGTTAGAAAAGGGTTATTTCGCCCCACAGTGGCCATTTGGCAATGTCCTAAGAcattgagaccagcatggccaacacggtgaaactccatctctactaaaaatatgaggctgggcgcggtgggtcacgccagtaatcccagcactctgggaggccgaggcgggcggatcacgaggtcaggagatcgagaccatcctggctaacacagtgaaacgccgtctctactaaaaaatacaaaaaattagccgggcgcggtggcaggcgcctgtagtcccagctaactgggaggctgaggcaggagaatggcgtgaactcgggaggcagagcttgcagtgagccgagatggtgccactgcactccagcctgggcgacagagcgagactctgtctcaaaaaaatatatatatgaaaaaatagccaggcgtggtggcatgcgtgTCTGTTGTGGGTGTGTGTCTTCCACTGGCATCTAGCGGGCGGAGGTGAAGGTGCTGCCCAACTACAAAACGCAGGAGAGCTCCCCATAGCAAATAATTATTTGGCCCAGTTGGTCATCCTGAGGTTGCAGAATCCTTGTGTGTAagccattattattgtttttgttgataTTATTAAGAGATaatcatggctgggcgcggtggctcactcctataattccagcactttgggaggccgaggtggatggatcacttgaggtcaggagtttgagacaaacctggccaacatagtgaaaccctgtctctaccaaaaggacaaaaattagccgggtgtggtggcgcacgcctataatcacagctacttggaaggctgaggcaggagaggggcttgaacccaggaggtggaggttgcagttagccaggattgcgccactgcactccagcctgggtgacagagtgagattctgtcttaaaaaaaaaaaaaaaaaaaaaaaaaaaaaaaaggctgggcgccgtggctcacacctgtaatcccagcactttggggggccaaggcgggcggatcacgaggtcaggaaatcgagaccatcctggctaacatggtgaaaccccatctctactaaaaatacaaaaattgccgggcgtggcagcctgcacctgtagtcccagctgctgaggaggctgaggcaggagaatggtgtgaacccgggaggcggagcctgcagtgagccaagatcgcaccactgcactccagcctgggcgacagagcaagactccatctcaaaaaaaaaaaaaaaagggtaatcTTGCATGGTTGCTTGTGACCTTAAGCAATTTAATCAGCCCAGGCCTCTGTCTTCTCATCTGTGCAAGGCGTATGATATGCCTATGCATATGGATACCTACTGGCACATGATATATGGCATTTGGAAACCTCTTAGTCCAGCATCcaaaacataataaatgctcaaagtgaagtacagttgatccttgaacaccATGTGTTAACGTATATCATTCATCctttcaagtttaaaaaaattgagatgagcaggccgggcatggtggttcatgcctgtaatcctagcactttgggaggctgaggcaggaggactgctagaggccaggagttcgagaccagcctgggcaacatagtgagacttttgactctacaaaaaataaagtagccggatgtggtggcacatgcctctagtcctagctacttgggaggctgagacaggaggactgcttgagcccaggaggttgaggcttcagtgagcaatgatagcaccactgcacttcagcctgggtgacagagcaagacccactcccaaaaaacaaaagaaaagaaaatacaacagtCATGGGATGCAAAACCTGAGTATACAGAGGGACAACCGTTTGTATCTGCAGTTTCCACAGGGCTGACTGCAGGACTTAAGTATGGAAGGATTTTGGTATACTCGGATCCTGGAACCACTTATCTGAGTATACCCAGGGacaggggttttgtttgtttgtttgttttgagatggagtcttgctctgttgcccaggctggagtgcagtggcaggatctcggctcactgcagcctccacctccagaggtcaagtgattctcgtgcctcagcctcctgtagctgggattacaggcacctgccatcatgcccagctaatttttgtagaggcggggtttcaccatgttggccaggctgatcttgaactcaggcagatgacctcaggtgatccgcccgcctctacctcccaaagtgctgggattacaggaaagagccattgtgcccagcctcacacctggctaatttttgtatttctagtagagacggggttttaccatgttggccaggctcaggCTGATCGACGACTGCATTCTTACAATATTAAGTtgatgaggccgggcatggtggctcacacctgtgattgcagcactttgggaggctgaggcgggcagatcacctgaggttgggagttcgagaccagcctgaccaacatggtgaaaccccgtctctactgaaaatgcaaaattatgcaggtgtggtgacgcatgcctgtaatcccagctacttgggaggctgaggcaggagaatctcttgaacccgggaggcaggggctgtgatgagccgagattgcatcattgcactccagcctgggcaacaagagcgaaactccgtgtcaaaaaataaaagtggatgATTGCAAAAAAGGTCTTCCCTCTGGGATATTgcagccacccacccacccacccagtaACTGTGTGTCTGTCCACTTCACCTGCCTGCCAGAGGGTGACCGGAAGGCTTTTTTTGAGAGCTCTCAGTGGAACATCAAGAAGAACCAGGAGACCATCAGTCAGCTCCGCGAGGAGACTAAGGCACTGGAACTAAAGCTGCTGGACCTGCTCAAGGTAAGGGGCGCAGGGGTGGGTGGAGGGTTCctgtggcgggggtgggggaaggaggtaGCACCTGGCCTCAGGTGGAAGAGGCATGCTGAAAGGTGACTGGACTTCCCTCCTTGCAGGGAGATGAGAAAGTTGTCCAGGCAGTGATTCACGAATGGAAGTGGGAGAAGCCATACCTGAAGAACAGGACAGGCCAGGTTtgcccaccctcaccccacctccTCCTTCATTTCCAGCCTGGGTCCCCTCACCTATGAACTCCAGGCTCACCCTCTCCAATCCTTCCTGCACAGCAGCTGCCATTCGTATGCTCATTCAATTAAATCTTTATTACTAACTGTCCTTGTATCTGGCATCCTGGCATGGTAGTAAATGCAGTGAAAAAGCAGACCAAGTCTCCACTTCTAAAAGTCGCTCATATTCTAATAGGGaaaacaggtttaaaaaaaaaaaatcacagccaggcgcagtggctcacgtctgtaatcacaacactttgggaggccgaggcaggcggatcacctgaagtcgggagtttgagaccaacctgaccaacctgaccaacatggagaaaccccgtctctactgaaaatacaaaactcagctgggcatggtggcgcatgcttgtaatccctgctactcgggaggctgaggcaggagaatcgcttgaatctgggaggtggaggttgtggtgagctgagatgacgccattacactccagtctgggcaacaagagcaaaactccatctcaaaaaataaataaataaataaaattttttaaaaataaaaaatttggccgggcacagtggctcacgcctgtaatcccagcactttgggaggccaaggcgggcggatcacgaggtcaggagatcgagaccaacctggctaacacggtgaaaccccgtctgtactaaaaatacaaaaaattagccgggcgtggtggcgggcgcctgtagtcccagctactcaggaggctgaggcaggagaatggcttgaacccaggaggcggagcttgcggtgagctgagattggtgccactgcagtctagcctggcaacagcgtgagactccgtctcaaaaaaacaaaaacaaaaacaaaagataaaaaatcaaaataaaggccaggcgtggtggctcattcctgtaatcccagaactttgggaggccgaggcaggtggatcacctgaggttgggcgttcgagaccagcctggccaacatggcaaaaccccgtctctattaaaaatacaaaaaattagctgagcatggtggtgcatgcctgtaatgccagctactcgggaggctgaggcaggagaatcacttgaacccaggaggtggaggttgtagtgagccgagatcatgccactgcactccagcctgggcaacaggaccaaaactctgtctcaaaataaataaataaataaaaaataaaaaataaaacacagtctaggcatggtggctcatgcctgtaatgccagggctttgggaggccaaggctggaggatcgcttgaggccaagagttcaagaccagcctggcaacatagtgaaactttgactctacaacaaatacaaaagattagccaaatgtggtggtgcaggactctagtcccagctactcgccaggctgaggtgggaggatcacctgaactggcgaggtcgaggctgcagtgagtcatgttcgtgccactgcactccagtctgggtgacaaagcaaggccttgtcttaaaaaataattttaaaaattaaaaggctgggcatggtggctcacgcctgtaatcccagcactttgggagggcgaagTGGGTGGactacttgagctcagaagttcatgaccagtctgggcaacatgatgaaaccctgtctctaccaaaaatacaaaaatgtagccaggtgttgtggcatgtgtctgtggtcccagctactgaggatgctgaggaggaaggatcactttagctcaaggggcagaggttgcagtgagccgtgatcgagtcactgcactccagcctgagtgacagggtgagaccccatctcaaaaaacaaaacaaaataaaactgggctgggtgcagtggctcatgcatgtagtctcagcactttgggaggcccaggaaggaggatggtttgggcccaggaattcgacatcagcctgggcaacatagcgagaccctgcctgtataaatttttttgtttgttttttggttttttttgagacggagtctcactctgttgcccaggctggagtgcagtggcgtgatctcagctcactgcaagctcccccgccaggttcacgccattctcctgcctcagcctcccaagtagctgggactacaggtgcccgccatcatgcccagctaattttttgtatttttagtagagatcgggtttcactgtgttagccaggatggtctcgatctcctgacctcgtgatccgcctgccttgacctcccaaagtcctgggattacaggtgttagccactgcgcctggcctaaacaatttttttaaaagaaaaaaatggccagaagtcggccgggtgaggtggcttacatctgtaatcccagcactttgggaggccaaggcaggtggatcacctgaagtcaggcgttcgagaccagcctggccaacatggtgaaaccctgtctctacccaaaatacaaaaattagccgggtgtggtggcacatgcctgtaatcccagctacttggaaggctgaggcaggagaattgcttcaacctgcgagacggaggttgcagtgagccgagatcgtgccagtacacttcagcctgggcaacagagtgaaacttcttttcgaaacaaaacaaaacaaagcaaaaattagccaggtgtgctggtgggagcctgtaatctcagctacttgggaagctgaggcaggagaatggcgtgaacccaggaggaggaggttgcagtgtgccgagattgcaccacagtattccagcctggacaacagagcaagacttcatcaaaagaaaagaaaaaagaaaagaaaacagaaagaaaaaaaaattttttaaatttgtagaacCCTGAGCCAGTGTAAGATCACCAATGTGGTGGATATAGACAGAGAGAAGACCCTGGTGCTCTCTCTCCAAAAACAGCACAGAAGGAGTGGCCAGGGAGGTGGGTAGAAAACGGGAGAGAGGAGTCCTGGAAGCCAcaataaggaagaaggaagagaagaagggctAGGTGTGTGTTCAGGCCCCTGCTTTCGCTCCCCTCCTTGCAGCAGGCCCTGGAGCACCTAGACCACCAGCTGAGGGAGAAGGTGAAGCAGCAGAACGCCCTGCGGTACCAGGTGGTGTTGCGGAAGAGGCGGCTGGAGGAGCTCCAGCTGCAGCACAGCCTGCGCCTTCTGGAGATGGCGGAGGCGCAAGACAGCCACACGGAGGTGGCCAAGGTAGGGGCGGGTGAGGCCTGCAGGGCAGAGGGTCGTGTGGGAGGGACTGAGTGCGGAGGGCCCTCAGCCCAGCCCTGCTGCTCTCCAGACCATGCGGAACCTGGAGAACCGCCTGGAGAAGGCCCGGATGAAGGCGCAGGAGGCCGAGCACATTACTAGCGTGTACCTGCAGCTCAAGGCCTATCTAATGGTAGGGACTAGGAGGGCTCAGGTGAGATGGCAAGCAGGGAGGGCAGGCTTAGCTAGGGACAGCAGTCACAGGCCTGCCCCATCTTCCCAACCCCTCCCCACCACGCCCCAGGACGAGAGTCTTAACTTGGAGAACCGGCTGGACTccatggaggctgaggtggtgagGACCAAACATGAGCTGGAGGCACTGCACTTGGTGAACCAAGAGGCCCTCAATGCCCGGGACATTGCCAAGGTGCCACCCCCTTTGCTCTCGGCCATCCTGCCCAGCTGCCACGGTCTCCCAGCTTGAGAATCTGATCTCAGCTGTCCCTGAGCTTCCCCAACGCCCCTGCCTCCATCTGTCTCCCAGCACCCTGCGGTGGGCAGCGATAGGTGCCAGCTGGTCTCCCTGCTCCCCTGCCTGCCCTCCAGAACCAGCTGCAGTACCTGGAGGAGACCTTGGTTCGAGAGCGCAAGAAGCGAGAACGCTACATAAGTGAGTGCAAGAAGCGTGCCGAGGAGAAGA
This Rhinopithecus roxellana isolate Shanxi Qingling chromosome 8, ASM756505v1, whole genome shotgun sequence DNA region includes the following protein-coding sequences:
- the CCDC151 gene encoding coiled-coil domain-containing protein 151 isoform X1, whose product is MTSPLCRAASANALPPQDQVSTPSSKVKGREASGKPSHLRGKGAAQAWPPGRSKGGSFHRGAGKPSVHSQVAELHKKIQLLEGDRKAFFESSQWNIKKNQETISQLREETKALELKLLDLLKGDEKVVQAVIHEWKWEKPYLKNRTGQALEHLDHQLREKVKQQNALRYQVVLRKRRLEELQLQHSLRLLEMAEAQDSHTEVAKTMRNLENRLEKARMKAQEAEHITSVYLQLKAYLMDESLNLENRLDSMEAEVVRTKHELEALHLVNQEALNARDIAKNQLQYLEETLVRERKKRERYISECKKRAEEKKLENERMERKTHREHLLLQSEDTTQDSLHAKEEELRQRWSMYQMEVIFGKVKDATGTAETHSLVRRFVAQGNTFAQLETLKSENEQTLVRLKQEKQQLQRELEDLKYSGEATLVSQQKLQAEAQERLEKEERRHAEAQDQLERALRAMQVAKDSLEHLASKLVHITVEDGRFAGKELDPQADNYLPSLLGLVEEKLLKLQAQLGSHDVQEMLRHIADREFLASLEGRLPEYNTRIALPLATPKDKFFDEESEEEDNEVVTRASLKIRSQKLIESHKKHRRSRRS